One window of the Rosa rugosa chromosome 3, drRosRugo1.1, whole genome shotgun sequence genome contains the following:
- the LOC133736109 gene encoding ruvB-like protein 1 gives MDKVKIEEVQSTTKKQRIATHTHIKGLGLEANGRAAPWAAGFVGQGEAREAAGLVVDMIRQKKMAGKALLMAGPPGTGKTALALGISQELGSKVPFCPMVGSEVYSSEVKKTEVLMENFRRAIGLRIKENKEVYEGEVTELTPEETESVTGGYGKSINHVIIGLKTVKGTKQLKLDPTIYDALIKEKVAVGDVIYIEANSGAVKRVGRSDAFATEFDLEAEEYVPLPKGEVHKKKEIVQDVTLHDLDAANARPQGGQDILSLMGQMMKPRKTEITDKLRQEINKVVNRYIDEGVAELVPGVLFIDEVHMLDMECFSYLNRALESSLSPIVIFATNRGICNVRGTDMASPHGIPVDLLDRLVIIRTQTYGPEEMIKILATRAQVEELVIEEESLAYLGEIGQKSSLRHAVQLLSPASIVAKMNGRDNICKADLEEVDTLYLDAKSSAKVLQEQQEKYIS, from the exons ATGGACAAGGTGAAAATAGAAGAGGTTCAGTCCACTACCAAGAAGCAGCGCATAGCCACTCACACCCACATCAAAGGCCTTGGTCTTGAG GCCAATGGAAGAGCAGCACCTTGGGCTGCTGGCTTTGTGGGTCAGGGGGAGGCCAGAGAAGCTGCTGGTCTTGTTGTTGATATGATACGGCAGAAGAAGATGGCTGGTAAGGCACTTCTGATGGCTGGACCTCCTGGAACTGGAAAGACAGCACTAGCGCTTGGAATATCCCAGGAGCTTGGCAGTAAG GTTCCATTCTGCCCGATGGTTGGATCTGAAGTATACTCATCAGAAGTTAAGAAAACTGAGGTTTTAATGGAAAATTTTAGACGAGCTATTGGTCTACGTATCAAGGAAAATAAAGAGGTCTATGAAGGAGAG GTGACAGAACTAACACCAGAAGAGACCGAGAGTGTTACGGGTGGCTACGGTAAAAGCATTAACCATGTAATCATTGGATTAAAAACTGTCAAAGGAACCAAACAACTGAAGTTGGACCCCACTATTTATGACGCATTGATCAAGGAAAAG GTAGCTGTTGGTGATGTCATATACATTGAGGCAAATAGTGGAGCAGTAAAAAGGGTTGGTAGAAGTGATGCTTTTGCCACCGAATTTGATCTGGAAGCCGAAGAGTATGTTCCACTACCAAAAGGAGAGGTTCACAAAAAGAAGGAGATTGTGCAG GACGTAACACTGCATGATCTGGATGCTGCAAATGCACGACCTCAAGGTGGCCAAGACATATTATCTCTAATGGGTCAGATGATGAAACCAAGGAAAACAGAAATTACTGACAAGTTGCGACAGGAAATAAATAAG GTTGTTAACCGGTATATTGATGAAGGCGTAGCGGAGCTTGTACCTGGAGTTCTGTTCATTGATGAG GTACATATGCTGGATATGGAGTGCTTTTCGTACTTGAACCGTGCTTTAGAGAGCTCGTTGTCTCCAATAGTAATATTTGCCACAAACAGAGGAATTTGCAATGTAAG AGGGACTGATATGGCTAGTCCTCACGGAATACCTGTTGACTTGTTGGACCGGTTGGTGATTATCCGAACTCAGACGTATGGTCCTGAAGAGATGATAAAG ATTTTAGCAACCCGTGCACAGGTGGAGGAACTAGTTATAGAGGAGGAGAGTTTGGCTTACCTGGGAGAGATAGGCCAAAAATCATCTTTAAG GCATGCTGTTCAGCTCTTGTCACCTGCGAGCATTGTGGCAAAAATGAATGGCAGAGACAACATCTGCAAG GCGGATCTAGAAGAAGTGGATACACTATATCTGGATGCGAAGTCTTCAGCAAAGGTTCTCCAAGAGCAGCAGGAAAAATACATTTCGTAA
- the LOC133736112 gene encoding glycolate oxidase 1-like isoform X2 codes for MKQLQRRICRRCFTTTMHPVQRTSGLLRRIYLPFPGFCKFRPRILIDVSTIDLSTTILGFKVSMPIMIAPTGMQKMAHPEGECATARAASAAGTIMTLSTMANSSIEEVASTGPGIRLFQLYVFKNRNLVTQLVRRAERAGYKAIVLTADTPRLGRREADIKNRFTMSPSLIFKNFENLDLGKIDETNDSGLASYVAGLIDRSLSWKDVKWLQTITTLPILIKGVITAEDTRLCIQAGAAGIIVSNHGGRQLDYVPATIMALEEVVKAAEGQIPVFLDGGVRRGTDVFKALALGASGVFIGRPVVFSLAAAGEAGVRKVLQMLRDELELTMALSGCCSLKEIRRDHIVAEWDAPRIAPRL; via the exons ATGAAGCAATTGCAAAGAAGAATTTGCCGAAGATGCTTTACGACTACTATGCATCCGGTGCAGAGGACCAGTGGACTCTTAAGGAGAATCTACTTGCCTTTTCCAGGATTTTGTAA GTTTCGACCTCGAATTCTTATTGATGTaagcacaatagacttgagCACAACTATTTTGGGCTTCAAAGTTTCAATGCCCATCATGATTGCTCCTACAGGCATGCAGAAGATGGCTCACCCTGAAG GAGAGTGTGCAACCGCAAGAGCAGCATCTGCAGCTGGCACAATTATG ACACTGTCCACTATGGCTAATTCCAGCATTGAAGAAGTTGCCTCAACAGGACCTGGTATTCGCTTGTTCCAACTCTAT GTGTTCAAAAACAGGAATCTGGTTACACAGCTTGTCAGAAGGGCTGAGAGGGCTGGTTACAAGGCAATAGTCCTCACTGCTGACACTCCGAGGCTCGGGCGCAGGGAGGCTGATATCAAGAACAG GTTTACCATGTCACCAAGTTTGATATTTAAAAACTTCGAAAATTTGGATCTTGGAAAGATTGATGAG accAATGATTCTGGATTAGCATCATATGTTGCTGGACTAATTGACCGCTCTCTCAGCTGGAAG GATGTGAAATGGCTTCAGACTATCACTACATTACCAATTCTGATAAAGGGTGTAATTACTGCCGAGGATA CAAGGTTATGCATACAAGCTGGAGCTGCAGGAATAATTGTATCCAATCATGGAGGTCGGCAACTAGATTATGTCCCTGCAACTATTATGGCTTTGGAAGAG GTCGTCAAAGCTGCAGAGGGTCAAATTCCTGTTTTTCTGGATGGTGGAGTGAGGCGAGGAACAGATGTTTTCAAAGCTTTGGCTCTTGGAGCATCGGGTGTATTT ATTGGTAGACCAGTGGTGTTCTCATTAGCTGCTGCCGGTGAGGCTGGTGTAAGGAAAGTACTTCAAATGCTCCGTGATGAGCTTGAGCTAACAATGGCATTAAGTGGTTGCTGCTCGCTAAAGGAGATAAGGCGTGACCACATTGTGGCAGAATGGGACGCTCCTCGTATTGCTCCCAGATTGTAG
- the LOC133736112 gene encoding glycolate oxidase 1-like isoform X1 gives MDHITNVSEYEAIAKKNLPKMLYDYYASGAEDQWTLKENLLAFSRILFRPRILIDVSTIDLSTTILGFKVSMPIMIAPTGMQKMAHPEGECATARAASAAGTIMTLSTMANSSIEEVASTGPGIRLFQLYVFKNRNLVTQLVRRAERAGYKAIVLTADTPRLGRREADIKNRFTMSPSLIFKNFENLDLGKIDETNDSGLASYVAGLIDRSLSWKDVKWLQTITTLPILIKGVITAEDTRLCIQAGAAGIIVSNHGGRQLDYVPATIMALEEVVKAAEGQIPVFLDGGVRRGTDVFKALALGASGVFIGRPVVFSLAAAGEAGVRKVLQMLRDELELTMALSGCCSLKEIRRDHIVAEWDAPRIAPRL, from the exons ATGGATCACATAACCAATGTTTCTGAGTATGAAGCAATTGCAAAGAAGAATTTGCCGAAGATGCTTTACGACTACTATGCATCCGGTGCAGAGGACCAGTGGACTCTTAAGGAGAATCTACTTGCCTTTTCCAGGATTTT GTTTCGACCTCGAATTCTTATTGATGTaagcacaatagacttgagCACAACTATTTTGGGCTTCAAAGTTTCAATGCCCATCATGATTGCTCCTACAGGCATGCAGAAGATGGCTCACCCTGAAG GAGAGTGTGCAACCGCAAGAGCAGCATCTGCAGCTGGCACAATTATG ACACTGTCCACTATGGCTAATTCCAGCATTGAAGAAGTTGCCTCAACAGGACCTGGTATTCGCTTGTTCCAACTCTAT GTGTTCAAAAACAGGAATCTGGTTACACAGCTTGTCAGAAGGGCTGAGAGGGCTGGTTACAAGGCAATAGTCCTCACTGCTGACACTCCGAGGCTCGGGCGCAGGGAGGCTGATATCAAGAACAG GTTTACCATGTCACCAAGTTTGATATTTAAAAACTTCGAAAATTTGGATCTTGGAAAGATTGATGAG accAATGATTCTGGATTAGCATCATATGTTGCTGGACTAATTGACCGCTCTCTCAGCTGGAAG GATGTGAAATGGCTTCAGACTATCACTACATTACCAATTCTGATAAAGGGTGTAATTACTGCCGAGGATA CAAGGTTATGCATACAAGCTGGAGCTGCAGGAATAATTGTATCCAATCATGGAGGTCGGCAACTAGATTATGTCCCTGCAACTATTATGGCTTTGGAAGAG GTCGTCAAAGCTGCAGAGGGTCAAATTCCTGTTTTTCTGGATGGTGGAGTGAGGCGAGGAACAGATGTTTTCAAAGCTTTGGCTCTTGGAGCATCGGGTGTATTT ATTGGTAGACCAGTGGTGTTCTCATTAGCTGCTGCCGGTGAGGCTGGTGTAAGGAAAGTACTTCAAATGCTCCGTGATGAGCTTGAGCTAACAATGGCATTAAGTGGTTGCTGCTCGCTAAAGGAGATAAGGCGTGACCACATTGTGGCAGAATGGGACGCTCCTCGTATTGCTCCCAGATTGTAG
- the LOC133736113 gene encoding ruvB-like protein 1, producing the protein MLTVMAYFLNIGLLLCRGTDMASPHGIPVDLLDRLVIIRTQTYGPEEMIKILSTRAQVEELVIEEESLAYLGEIGQKSSLRHAVQLLSPASIVAKMNGRDNICKADLEEVDTLYLDAKSSAKVLQEQQEKYIS; encoded by the exons ATGCTCACTGTTATGGCTTACTTTCTAAACATTGGTCTGTTGCTCTGCAGAGGGACTGATATGGCTAGTCCTCACGGAATACCTGTTGACTTGTTGGACCGGTTGGTGATTATCCGAACTCAGACGTATGGTCCTGAAGAGATGATAAAG ATTTTATCAACCCGTGCACAGGTGGAGGAACTAGTTATAGAGGAGGAGAGTTTGGCTTACCTGGGAGAGATAGGCCAAAAATCATCTTTAAG GCATGCTGTTCAGCTCTTGTCACCTGCGAGCATTGTGGCAAAAATGAATGGCAGAGACAACATCTGCAAG GCGGATCTAGAAGAAGTGGATACACTATATCTGGATGCGAAGTCTTCAGCAAAGGTTCTCCAAGAGCAGCAGGAAAAATACATTTCGTAA
- the LOC133736111 gene encoding glycolate oxidase 1-like isoform X1, which translates to MDQITNVSEYEAIAKKNLPKMVYDFFASGAEDQWTLKENLLAFSRILFRPRILIDVSTIDLSTTILGFKVSMPIMIAPTGMQKMAHPEGECATARAASAAGTIMTLSTVANSSIEEVASTGPGIRLFQLYVFKDRNLVTQLVRRAERAGYKAIVLTADTPRVGRREADIKNRFTISPSLTLKNFENLDLGKIDETNDSGLGSYDVGLIDRSLNWKDVKWLQTITTLPILIKGVITAEDTRLCIQAGAAGIIVSNHGGRQLDYVPATIMALEEVVKAAEGQIPVFLDGGVRRGTDVFKALALGASGVFIGRPVVFSLAAAGEAGVRKVLQMLRDELELTMALSGCCSLKEIRRDHIVAEWDAPRIAPRL; encoded by the exons ATGGATCAAATAACCAATGTTTCTGAGTATGAAGCAATTGCAAAGAAGAATTTGCCGAAGATGGTTTACGACTTCTTTGCATCAGGTGCAGAGGACCAGTGGACTCTTAAGGAGAATCTACTGGCATTTTCCAGGATTTT GTTTCGACCTCGAATTCTTATTGATGTaagcacaatagacttgagCACAACTATTTTGGGCTTCAAAGTTTCAATGCCCATCATGATTGCTCCTACAGGCATGCAGAAGATGGCTCACCCTGAAG GAGAGTGTGCAACCGCAAGAGCAGCATCTGCAGCTGGCACAATTATG ACACTGTCCACTGTGGCTAATTCCAGCATTGAAGAAGTTGCCTCAACAGGACCTGGTATTCGCTTGTTCCAACTCTAT GTGTTCAAAGACAGGAATCTGGTTACACAGCTTGTCAGAAGGGCTGAGAGGGCTGGTTACAAGGCAATAGTCCTCACTGCTGACACTCCGAGGGTCGGGCGCAGGGAGGCTGATATCAAGAACAG GTTTACCATATCACCAAGTTTGACATtgaaaaactttgaaaatttgGATCTGGGAAAGATTGATGAG accAATGATTCTGGATTAGGATCATATGATGTTGGACTAATTGACCGCTCTCTCAACTGGAAG GATGTGAAATGGCTTCAGACTATCACTACATTACCAATTCTGATAAAGGGTGTAATTACTGCCGAGGATA CAAGGTTATGCATACAAGCTGGAGCTGCAGGAATAATTGTATCCAATCATGGAGGTCGGCAATTAGATTATGTCCCTGCAACTATTATGGCTTTGGAAGAG GTCGTCAAAGCTGCAGAGGGTCAAATTCCTGTTTTTCTGGATGGTGGAGTGAGGCGAGGAACAGATGTTTTCAAAGCTTTGGCTCTTGGAGCATCGGGTGTATTT ATTGGTAGACCAGTGGTGTTCTCATTAGCTGCTGCCGGTGAGGCTGGTGTAAGGAAAGTACTTCAAATGCTCCGTGATGAGCTTGAGCTAACAATGGCATTAAGTGGTTGCTGCTCGCTAAAGGAGATAAGGCGTGACCACATTGTGGCAGAATGGGACGCTCCTCGTATTGCTCCCAGATTGTAG
- the LOC133736111 gene encoding glycolate oxidase 1-like isoform X2 — MKQLQRRICRRWFTTSLHQVQRTSGLLRRIYWHFPGFCKFRPRILIDVSTIDLSTTILGFKVSMPIMIAPTGMQKMAHPEGECATARAASAAGTIMTLSTVANSSIEEVASTGPGIRLFQLYVFKDRNLVTQLVRRAERAGYKAIVLTADTPRVGRREADIKNRFTISPSLTLKNFENLDLGKIDETNDSGLGSYDVGLIDRSLNWKDVKWLQTITTLPILIKGVITAEDTRLCIQAGAAGIIVSNHGGRQLDYVPATIMALEEVVKAAEGQIPVFLDGGVRRGTDVFKALALGASGVFIGRPVVFSLAAAGEAGVRKVLQMLRDELELTMALSGCCSLKEIRRDHIVAEWDAPRIAPRL; from the exons ATGAAGCAATTGCAAAGAAGAATTTGCCGAAGATGGTTTACGACTTCTTTGCATCAGGTGCAGAGGACCAGTGGACTCTTAAGGAGAATCTACTGGCATTTTCCAGGATTTTGTAA GTTTCGACCTCGAATTCTTATTGATGTaagcacaatagacttgagCACAACTATTTTGGGCTTCAAAGTTTCAATGCCCATCATGATTGCTCCTACAGGCATGCAGAAGATGGCTCACCCTGAAG GAGAGTGTGCAACCGCAAGAGCAGCATCTGCAGCTGGCACAATTATG ACACTGTCCACTGTGGCTAATTCCAGCATTGAAGAAGTTGCCTCAACAGGACCTGGTATTCGCTTGTTCCAACTCTAT GTGTTCAAAGACAGGAATCTGGTTACACAGCTTGTCAGAAGGGCTGAGAGGGCTGGTTACAAGGCAATAGTCCTCACTGCTGACACTCCGAGGGTCGGGCGCAGGGAGGCTGATATCAAGAACAG GTTTACCATATCACCAAGTTTGACATtgaaaaactttgaaaatttgGATCTGGGAAAGATTGATGAG accAATGATTCTGGATTAGGATCATATGATGTTGGACTAATTGACCGCTCTCTCAACTGGAAG GATGTGAAATGGCTTCAGACTATCACTACATTACCAATTCTGATAAAGGGTGTAATTACTGCCGAGGATA CAAGGTTATGCATACAAGCTGGAGCTGCAGGAATAATTGTATCCAATCATGGAGGTCGGCAATTAGATTATGTCCCTGCAACTATTATGGCTTTGGAAGAG GTCGTCAAAGCTGCAGAGGGTCAAATTCCTGTTTTTCTGGATGGTGGAGTGAGGCGAGGAACAGATGTTTTCAAAGCTTTGGCTCTTGGAGCATCGGGTGTATTT ATTGGTAGACCAGTGGTGTTCTCATTAGCTGCTGCCGGTGAGGCTGGTGTAAGGAAAGTACTTCAAATGCTCCGTGATGAGCTTGAGCTAACAATGGCATTAAGTGGTTGCTGCTCGCTAAAGGAGATAAGGCGTGACCACATTGTGGCAGAATGGGACGCTCCTCGTATTGCTCCCAGATTGTAG